In Silene latifolia isolate original U9 population chromosome X, ASM4854445v1, whole genome shotgun sequence, the following proteins share a genomic window:
- the LOC141618069 gene encoding uncharacterized protein LOC141618069, whose protein sequence is MVYAFNGIHEREHLWDNLRKSANMVAGPWAIAGDFNCVLNVSERVGGNTPSAARGKNLQRIDGFLVNKDWCDKFPDIYAHFLPEGLLDHTPCLLKSTSQGQGKRSFKYFNMWGASNKFIPLVRMHWDSGVTGTSMFRLAKNLKNMKHVLKELNKECYSDIENAATILQKQVEGLQEVINRDPTDIQSITEEYEATLKLQELNKAKESFLSQKSKQMWIRDGDANSSYFHGMLKKRRNLNRVAMIEDMEGNVCDTQDQIQEAFIDYYQVLLGTSKETKKIHRKIIAQGPRCNADHWHSLRKPHKQLLKQINATNITLIPKCDRPKSVLQFRPIACCNVVYKIISKLLCSRLAEVLPQIVGQNQGAFIQQRSIQENILICQDLIRLYERPHASPRCMFKIDLQKAYDPVKWAFVENLLVELNFPPEFKAMLMQCITTTTYSLSVNGEMFGYFQGKRGLRQGDPLSPLLFTLCMEYLTRTLQYATSKYDFMFHPMCKKQRLTSLMFADDVVLFSKGDATSMMLLLQSFATFSNATGLRLKSEILRDIWFLEGSIPFDTLVCPYKLQGLKSKTVNASWIKFVVGFMDMVQGSSLMQEGCKRVVEELINKTSWAFPLRDVMNWCMHRPGTMLQRGVQVAMMLSLMYHVWKQRNKGRYENVLLRPDRVAGNIMEEMRFRVRARDRTVMTIAEKEWLNRMRLIE, encoded by the exons ATGGTGTATGCTTTCAATGGAATTCATGAGAGAGAGCATTTGTGGGATAATCTAAGAAAATCTGCAAATATGGTAGCTGGACCATGGGCAATTGCAGGAGACTTCAACTGTGTGCTAAATGTTTCAGAGAGAGTGGGTGGGAATACTCCATCTG CAGCCAGAGGAAAGAATTTACAGAGGATTGACGGGTTCTTAGTCAATAAAGACTGGTGTGATAAGTTCCCGGACATATATGCACACTTCCTTCCTGAGGGACTTCTGGATCATACCCCTTGTCTTTTAAAAAGCACAAGCCAAGGTCAGGGCAAGAGAAGCTTTAAATATTTCAACATGTGGGGTGCTTCTAATAAATTTATCCCACTGGTGAGGATGCATTGGGATTCTGGAGTCACTGGTACTTCTATGTTCAGACTGGCAAAAAATTTGAAGAATATGAAACATGTGCTTAAGGAGTTGAACAAAGAATGCTACAGTGACATTGAGAATGCTGCAACTATCTTACAGAAACAGGTGGAGGGACTGCAGGAAGTGATAAATAGAGATCCCACTGATATTCAGAGCATTACTGAAGAATATGAAGCTACTCTTAAGCTGCAGGAGCTAAATAAGGCTAAGGAAAGCTTCCTTTCTCAAAAGTCTAAACAGATGTGGATAAGGGATGGAGATGCTAACAGCTCCTATTTTCATGGAATGCTGAAAAAGAGAAGGAATCTGAATAGGGTGGCAATGATTGAGGACATGGAAGGCAATGTGTGTGATACACAGGATCAAATTCAGGAAGCTTTTATTGACTACTATCAAGTCCTGCTAGGAACAAGTAAAGAAACAAAGAAGATTCATAGGAAGATTATTGCCCAAGGACCTAGGTGCAATGCTGATCATTGGCATAGCTTGAGAAAGCCTCATAAGCAGCTTCTCAAGCAAATAAATGCCACAAACATTACACTTATTCCCAAGTGTGATAGGCCAAAGAGTGTTCTCCAATTCCGAcctattgcttgttgtaatgtagTGTATAAAATCATATCAAAATTGCTTTGTTCAAGGCTTGCTGAAGTACTACCACAAATAGTAGGGCAAAATCAGGGTGCTTTCATACAGCAGAGAAGTATACAGGAGAACATACTTATATGTCAGGATTTGATCAGGCTGTATGAAAGACCTCATGCCTCCCCAAGATGTATGTTCAAAATAGATCTACAGAAGGCCTATGATCCAGTGAAGTGGGCTTTTGTTGAGAATCTTTTAGTTGAACTAAATTTCCCTCCTGAGTTCAAGGCCATGTTAATGCAATGCATCACTACAACTACTTATTCCCTTTCTGTTAATGGTGAGATGTTTGGCTACTTCCAGGGTAAGAGGGGATTAAGGCAGGGGGACCCTCTTTCTCCCTTGCTCTTTACCTTATGCATGGAGTATCTGACTCGTACTCTACAATATGCTACTTCAAAGTATGACTTCATGTTCCACCCTATGTGCAAGAAACAAAGGCTCACTAGtcttatgtttgctgatgatgttgttttgttcaGTAAAGGAGATGCCACCTCTATGATGCTCTTGTTGCAATCTTTTGCTACATTCTCTAATGCTACTGGCCTGCGG TTGAAGTCCGAGATCCTACGAGATATCTGGTTTCTTGAAGGGAGCATTCCTTTCGATACCTTGGTATGCCCATACAAACTACAAGGCTTAAAAAGCAAGACTGTGAATGCCTCGTGGATAAAATTTGTGGTAGGATTCATGGATATGGTGCAAGGAAGTTCTCTTATGCAGGAAGGTTG TAAGAGAGTTGTAGAAGAGCTGATTAACAAAACTTCATGGGCATTTCCTCTAAGGGATGTGATGAATTGGTGTATGCATAGACCAGGAACAATGTTGCAGAGGGGAGTGCAGGTTGCTATGATGCTGAGTCTTATGTACCACGTCTGGAAGCAGCGAAACAAAGGCCGGTATGAGAATGTTCTGCTTCGTCCTGATAGGGTGGCAGGCAATATCATGGAAGAGATGAGGTTCAGAGTTCGAGCCCGAGATAGAACAGTTATGACTATTGCTGAAAAAGAATGGCTTAATAGGATGCGTCTGATAGAATGA